The following DNA comes from Nocardioides panzhihuensis.
GATAGCGGGGCGAGTCAGGAGAGAGCCAGTAGACGCGAGGTCCCTTGCCGGTTGCCCGCCAGCGGCAGAGCGTCGACGGCGTCACCTTGAGCGCTTCGGCGACCTCGCGCGATGTCCAGAGGATCGGCAGCACATCGTTCGGGTCGTTGGCTGATCCCGCGACGGCCAGGTGATCGCGGCGGCTGATCTTGCTCATCAGTGGGCCTCCTTGGCGCTCGTGTTGTGGGTTGAGGTGGGGTGAGCCGTACCAGCCGTACCAGCCGTACCAACGGCGTGTTTCGGCTGGTCAGGTGCGGATTTTGGGTGGTACGGCTTTGGTACGGCTGGTACGGCTTGGGATTTCTGGTACGGCTTTGGTACGGCTCGATTTCCCAAGCCGTACCACTCGGAATCGTGGCCTGACCTCGGAAAACAGGGTCTTGGTACGGCTGGTACGGCTGGTACGGCTTGGGGCCCTCGACGTGTCGCCGGTCGGGTGGGGTGGGTGGTCATCGACGGGCCTCCGGGTCGCAGGTCGGGTGTGTGCGGGTGCCGTCGTCGATCGCGAGAGGTTGGCGGCAGATGAGGCAGGTTGGGGCGGGTGCGCAGTAGCGGGCCCAGGCGTCGGCGAACGCGGCACGCTGGTAGCCCTTGGCTTGTCCGGTGTCGAACCGGATCGTGTCGGATCGGATGTCGAAGTCGCGCAGCAGGAAACCGAGTTTCATCGCGGTCAGACCTTGCAGCGGGTTGGAGTAGGTCGCCCACGGTGCCTCGGGGTCGTCCTTGAGCCGGTCGAGCAGGACCGAGGTGGGCAGCGCTTCGGCGTCACCGAACGCGGTACGGCAGTCGGTCAGCAGTCGGGTTTGCAGGGTGGTCTGTGCGTTGGCGTCGCGGGTCTCGGTGAGGGTGACGCAGGCTTCGCGGCCGATCTCGGGCCAGTCGCCTCCGGCAAGGTCGGCGATCGCGAGCAGAGGTTCCCAGGTGTCGGCGGCGCGGTCCTCGACCGGCATGTCCGGGGTGGCGGTGCCGAGGTGGTCATGATGCGCGACCACCCACTGGTTCAGCCGCTTTCGGAGGTTGTCCAGCGCTGGACCATCACGGCGAGTCCGGTACGGCGCGACGGACTCACCAGGCGCGCGACGACGCATCCGGATAACGACGGCGCGGTCCTCGATGGTGTCCGGCATCGCACCGATCCCAGCGAGGGCGGCCATGGCGAATGTCTGGATGCGCTCGACGCTCGAGTTAGCGGCGTTGTAGCGCAGCGCGGGCCGGTTGCGCTGGTGTCCGGCGTTGAGCAGGCCGCGTAGGTCTTCGTTCTCGCCTGCCTTGGGTCCGAAGATGGTGTCGGCCTCGTCGAGCAGGATCGTGGGCGGGTTCTTCGTCTTCATCCCGATGGAGCGGTAAACGGCGCTGGGTGAGGCGTTGACGGTGAGCAGCGGGTCATGGCAGGTCGCCTCGGCCAGGTCGAGCAGCCGCGACTTGCCGCATCGTTTCTCCGGGGCACGGATCACCAGGCGGGGCGCGTGGGCCCACACGGGTACGGCGTGGGTGGCGGCGATCCAGAGAACGACCCCGGTCATGGCGTGAGCATCGGGGAGGATGACGTACTTCCCGATCGCATCGCGAACCTCGTTGAGCAGCAGCTCTCCCGCGTTGGGCGCGAAGTCGGCCGGGGTGAGCCTTTCCTCACCCGGGCTGACCGTGACGTTCTCGGCGGTGGTGGTGTCGTCGGCCATGGGTTGTTCCTCCGGGTTGGGTTCCGAGTTGGGCGTTGTCTGGTCGTCTCGTTGGTCGAAGGCGTGGGTCATGCGGCGCTCCGGGTCGCGGCGCGGCGGAAGCCGGACAGGATCGTGTTCTCGGCCTCGTAGGCGGTGTAGGCGCGAGCGGCGATGTGCCCAGCGGCAGCGACCAACAGCCGGTCGAGCGCGGAGTGTTCGGTGATCAGGTCGCGTGCAACCAACTTTCCGACTGTGGCGGCCGCGACGAAGAGCGCGGCGTTTCGGCCGCCCTTGGTCGCGTCCAGCAGACCCGCGACGCCGTTTGCGTGGTCGCCGTTGATCGCGATGTCGAAGACGCGGTTTACGTACGCGTCCGGGTCGCGCAGTGGCTCGCCGGACCCGATCGGCTGTAGTGGTCGGGCCTGTGTCCTAGAACCGTCCTGAGAGCGGTTCTGTGACGTGCGGGTGGCGGGTCGGCGGTCGTGGGTGAGGAGGTCGAGCAGGAACATCGGGAGCGGTGCGGCCGGGCGGTCGTCGATGATGTCGTACGCGCTAGCTCCGATGCTGGTTGGCGGTGCGGCGACGTATCCGCCGTGGGCGCGGGTGTCGATCAACCAGCCGATCTTTCCGGCTGTGTTGCCGTAGGCCACATCGGCCGGCGCAGCGTAGTAGAGGTGGGTTCCTCCGGAGACGGTGCGCACGGTGTAGGTCGGGGTGATGGTGCCGCCGTGGACTCCGGCGAGGTGGTCGAGCACGTCGGCGCCAGTGGTGATCTCGAACGACTTCCACGGTTCGGGGATCTCGGTTCCGGGCTTGTGGGTGTCGAGGTCGACCACGACCAGGCGGGAGGGCCCACAGGCGATCCCGACTCCGTAGGCGGGGTTGCTGGACCATGCTTTGGTGATCTTGTCGGCGCGGATGGTGGCGCGTTGCTCCCACCCGGCGTGAGTGGTGCGGCACCCCGGGGCGGTGCCATCGCAGTCGGTGGCACGGTGGTTCGGCGTAGCGGGCCGCTTGGAGCCGGGCAGCAGGGGGAAGACTCGCCAGCCACGGGCGGCGTAGTCCAGAGCGGTCGTGAGGCTGTCGGTCAGGGTGTCAGGCTGCTGCTGCATCATCGATCTGTCCTTCCTCGGATTCGTGCTGGTCGTGGTGCTGGTCTGGTTCGTGGCGGTCGGGTCGGGCGAGGGCGACCATGAAGCCCTTCAAGGTCGGTCGCGGGTGCTCGGCGGCGTACTCGGCGAGTTCGGTCGGATAGCCCAGGGATTCGGCCTCAGCGGCGAGGAACCAGGCGTGCGAGGCGTTGTGAAACTCGCTGGTGATCAGGTCGCGCCACCAGTGGCGGCGACGCTGCACATAGCGGCGGCGCGGACGGCGGGGAGGGCGGCTCATCAGGCACCCGCAGCCCTGCTATTGGTCCAGCGGTAGACGGTCCGGTCGGAGACGTCGAGCAGCCCGGCGACCTCGGGCACGGGCAGCCCGTACGCGCGCAGCTCGACCGCAGCGCACGCGGCGTGGACCTGGTCGCCGTCCTCGTCGTTCAGCGGCTCATCGCAGATGGCGCACTGGTCGATGTGGTCCTCGTTGTGGTGCGCGTCGTCGTGGGTGTCAGGGATGACAGTCAGGGTCGGCGCGACACTGACAGCCGGGGTGACAGCGGAGCCGGGAGCAGTGATCTCGTGAGGGTGGTTGTCAGGGTCGGTGTCACCCGCGGTGTCAGCCCTGGTGTCAGGGGTTGTGTCAGGGGTGAGGGTCGCCTGACGGCCGATCAGCTTGCCGTAGGCGATCGCCCCGGCCGCGTGCTTCTCGGCGGACCTGGTCAGCCGGGACGCGGCGCGGTTCTCGGCGCGCTCGACGGTCACCTTGATCTCGGCCAGAGCACGGGTACGTGCGGCCAGCCGCGCCGACTCGCCGTAGCCGG
Coding sequences within:
- a CDS encoding helix-turn-helix domain-containing protein — its product is MNAHTTTTKKRPSGLAGVGYGMTFVGFVQVAVTIAPQVAAMIPAAGSAAPAVGVAVALAADVVWAALGHTTIGAYKSGQRAAAYGFGAATAVAVAASTVLLAAVGHMGPWSAIPALAALLLVADGIRDQVTVSPETAAIIRSRTAEIRDQRALAVIEARHAAHMETITGYGESARLAARTRALAEIKVTVERAENRAASRLTRSAEKHAAGAIAYGKLIGRQATLTPDTTPDTRADTAGDTDPDNHPHEITAPGSAVTPAVSVAPTLTVIPDTHDDAHHNEDHIDQCAICDEPLNDEDGDQVHAACAAVELRAYGLPVPEVAGLLDVSDRTVYRWTNSRAAGA
- a CDS encoding bifunctional DNA primase/polymerase; translation: MMQQQPDTLTDSLTTALDYAARGWRVFPLLPGSKRPATPNHRATDCDGTAPGCRTTHAGWEQRATIRADKITKAWSSNPAYGVGIACGPSRLVVVDLDTHKPGTEIPEPWKSFEITTGADVLDHLAGVHGGTITPTYTVRTVSGGTHLYYAAPADVAYGNTAGKIGWLIDTRAHGGYVAAPPTSIGASAYDIIDDRPAAPLPMFLLDLLTHDRRPATRTSQNRSQDGSRTQARPLQPIGSGEPLRDPDAYVNRVFDIAINGDHANGVAGLLDATKGGRNAALFVAAATVGKLVARDLITEHSALDRLLVAAAGHIAARAYTAYEAENTILSGFRRAATRSAA
- a CDS encoding DUF3631 domain-containing protein; amino-acid sequence: MTHAFDQRDDQTTPNSEPNPEEQPMADDTTTAENVTVSPGEERLTPADFAPNAGELLLNEVRDAIGKYVILPDAHAMTGVVLWIAATHAVPVWAHAPRLVIRAPEKRCGKSRLLDLAEATCHDPLLTVNASPSAVYRSIGMKTKNPPTILLDEADTIFGPKAGENEDLRGLLNAGHQRNRPALRYNAANSSVERIQTFAMAALAGIGAMPDTIEDRAVVIRMRRRAPGESVAPYRTRRDGPALDNLRKRLNQWVVAHHDHLGTATPDMPVEDRAADTWEPLLAIADLAGGDWPEIGREACVTLTETRDANAQTTLQTRLLTDCRTAFGDAEALPTSVLLDRLKDDPEAPWATYSNPLQGLTAMKLGFLLRDFDIRSDTIRFDTGQAKGYQRAAFADAWARYCAPAPTCLICRQPLAIDDGTRTHPTCDPEARR
- a CDS encoding helix-turn-helix transcriptional regulator — its product is MSKISRRDHLAVAGSANDPNDVLPILWTSREVAEALKVTPSTLCRWRATGKGPRVYWLSPDSPRYRRSDVLAWLEEVAA